One Pedomonas mirosovicensis genomic region harbors:
- the hemN gene encoding oxygen-independent coproporphyrinogen III oxidase: MTPDVVLRYADRLLPRYTSYPTAPHFTPAIGADDYTTWLATVPEIASLSLYFHVPFCRSMCWYCGCHTSVTRRDGPIARYMDALREEVILVARQLGNKRGVTHIHFGGGTPTLMHPEDFLGLMELAHAHFPIAAEAEIAIEIDPRTLTPEMIAALASGGVTRASLGVQSFDEKVQRTINRVQTFGQTAWAAESLRLAGIRVLNLDLLYGLPEQTVSSCRQTAEQALALMPDRLAVFGYAHVPSFKPHQRKFMTAILPDGPERHAQAEEIAATLEAAGYERIGLDHYARPQDPLAVAAKAGTLRRNFQGYTTDSAEVLIGFGASSIGRLPTGFVQNAVTTSDYLRAIKAGALATGKGYRFTAEDRLRAAVIERVMCDYAVDLDAMCQAYDADPDALLATAAPMIDMLVADGIAERQFRTIRVRHEARPLVRAVAAAFDQFLGQGSARHARAV; this comes from the coding sequence ATGACCCCGGATGTCGTGCTGCGCTACGCTGACCGCCTTCTGCCCCGCTACACCAGCTATCCGACCGCCCCCCACTTCACACCAGCTATTGGCGCGGATGACTACACGACATGGCTGGCAACTGTGCCGGAGATCGCGAGCCTGTCACTCTATTTCCATGTGCCGTTCTGCCGATCGATGTGCTGGTACTGTGGCTGCCACACCAGCGTGACCCGGCGCGACGGACCGATTGCCCGCTACATGGACGCCCTGCGGGAAGAGGTTATCCTTGTGGCGCGGCAGCTTGGGAATAAGCGGGGCGTCACGCACATCCATTTCGGTGGAGGTACGCCAACCCTGATGCATCCGGAGGATTTTCTTGGCCTCATGGAACTGGCGCACGCCCACTTTCCTATTGCGGCGGAGGCGGAGATTGCCATTGAAATTGACCCACGTACCTTAACGCCTGAGATGATTGCTGCGCTTGCTTCTGGCGGCGTGACCCGCGCCAGCCTCGGCGTGCAGAGTTTCGATGAAAAGGTTCAGCGCACCATCAATCGGGTGCAAACCTTTGGGCAGACAGCGTGGGCGGCCGAGAGCTTGCGTCTTGCCGGCATTCGCGTCCTTAACCTGGACCTACTCTATGGTCTGCCGGAGCAAACCGTCTCCTCCTGCCGACAGACAGCCGAACAGGCGCTGGCGCTTATGCCAGATCGGTTGGCAGTCTTCGGCTATGCCCATGTGCCCAGCTTCAAGCCGCACCAGCGCAAGTTCATGACCGCAATCCTGCCCGATGGCCCGGAACGTCATGCCCAGGCCGAGGAGATCGCCGCAACGCTTGAAGCAGCGGGCTACGAGCGCATTGGCCTAGACCACTATGCTCGCCCCCAGGACCCGCTGGCTGTGGCCGCAAAGGCTGGCACCCTGCGCCGCAATTTTCAGGGCTATACTACGGACAGCGCTGAGGTGCTGATTGGTTTTGGCGCCTCCTCCATCGGCCGTCTGCCCACGGGGTTTGTACAAAATGCAGTCACAACAAGCGACTATCTGCGTGCAATAAAGGCAGGCGCGCTGGCAACGGGGAAAGGTTACCGCTTTACGGCGGAAGACAGGCTGCGGGCTGCTGTGATCGAGCGGGTGATGTGCGACTATGCCGTAGATCTGGATGCGATGTGCCAGGCGTACGATGCCGATCCGGACGCGCTGCTCGCCACCGCCGCCCCGATGATCGATATGCTGGTTGCTGACGGCATTGCGGAGCGGCAGTTTCGCACGATCCGCGTGCGCCATGAAGCCCGGCCACTGGTGCGAGCCGTGGCAGCGGCATTCGACCAGTTTCTCGGACAGGGCTCGGCTCGCCATGCCCGTGCCGTGTAA
- a CDS encoding alpha/beta fold hydrolase: MRLTRVAAIAALTLALPMDVIAQTTPTADPYAPGREIIADINRIVTPNGVQEEFVATLGGAKQAISVRGADRDNPILLFIHGGPGAVEMPIAWSFQRPWEDYFTVVQWDQRGAGKSYRLNDPEEIAPTLTLERYRDDAIELIELLRARYGKKKVFVLGHSWGSAVGLSVAAARPDLLYAYVGMGQFINVRENERVGMAWTLKRAREGGNAEAVRAIEALRPYPDAGPFTIDQADGWRKYAIPYGSLAAYRENANFYLRAPRLSPEYTPADRQAWADGSVFTVTTLWPRLADMSFQDVRKMDVPVIMFLGRHDYTTPSSITAGWMEQLKAPKKEIVWFEHSAHLPMVEEPGRVFAALLQDVLPLASEGKGGKNDG; the protein is encoded by the coding sequence ATGCGCCTTACCCGCGTTGCGGCCATTGCCGCGCTTACCCTTGCCCTTCCCATGGACGTGATTGCCCAGACCACGCCAACGGCGGATCCCTATGCTCCTGGCCGTGAGATCATTGCGGATATTAATAGGATCGTCACGCCTAATGGCGTGCAGGAAGAATTCGTGGCAACGCTTGGCGGCGCAAAGCAGGCGATCAGCGTGCGTGGCGCGGACCGAGACAATCCCATTTTGCTGTTCATCCATGGCGGGCCGGGCGCGGTGGAAATGCCTATCGCCTGGTCCTTCCAGCGGCCATGGGAGGATTATTTCACCGTGGTTCAGTGGGATCAGCGGGGCGCGGGTAAGTCCTACCGCCTCAACGACCCAGAAGAGATTGCGCCAACCCTGACTCTTGAGCGCTATCGCGACGACGCCATCGAACTGATCGAGCTGTTGCGTGCCCGCTATGGCAAGAAGAAGGTGTTCGTGCTGGGCCACAGTTGGGGATCGGCCGTCGGCCTTTCCGTTGCAGCGGCGCGGCCCGATCTGCTTTACGCTTACGTCGGGATGGGCCAGTTTATCAATGTGCGGGAGAACGAACGGGTTGGCATGGCCTGGACGTTGAAGCGTGCCCGCGAGGGAGGTAACGCGGAAGCAGTGCGGGCCATTGAGGCCCTGCGACCCTATCCGGATGCCGGGCCCTTCACTATCGATCAGGCGGACGGCTGGCGGAAATATGCCATTCCCTATGGTTCGCTGGCTGCCTATCGGGAGAACGCCAACTTCTACCTGCGCGCACCCCGGCTCTCGCCCGAGTATACCCCCGCTGATCGCCAAGCCTGGGCGGATGGCAGCGTCTTCACCGTCACCACGCTCTGGCCGCGCCTGGCCGATATGTCCTTTCAGGACGTCCGCAAGATGGATGTGCCGGTAATCATGTTCCTCGGCCGGCATGACTATACGACGCCTTCATCCATTACTGCCGGGTGGATGGAGCAACTCAAAGCGCCGAAGAAAGAGATCGTGTGGTTTGAGCATTCCGCCCATCTACCAATGGTGGAGGAGCCGGGCCGCGTGTTCGCGGCTCTCCTGCAGGATGTTCTGCCACTCGCCAGCGAAGGGAAAGGTGGCAAAAACGATGGTTGA
- a CDS encoding sugar MFS transporter: MHADAAALKPTDTTARGIDAPDLRVFVFALFFIFGGITSLNDVIIPKLKELFTLSYAQAMLVQSAFFAAYFIISIPAAAIVRRAGYMRTAAFGLLTIMVGCLLFIPASRSSLFSVFLIAVFVLAAGITIVQVVANPLISLLGPPETAHSRLTFGQAFNSLGTTIFPYVGSILILGSLATVDPATLTGAALDAYRTQETHVVVRTYLGLAVVLLVVAAVIWLRRNRLKEEHATQTSIFHAFDLMKRPRFGFGALSIFLYVGAEVAIGSLIVNYLMLSDVMGLGEQAAGKHVAFYWGGALIGRFIGAFLLRVFSPGKVLATAALGSITLILVSINSIGAVAGWALLAVGLMNSIMFPTIFSLACEGLGKRAAEGSGILCVAIVGGAIIPPLTGHIADLTSLQFALTLPAVCYGIIAAFGLYARKPAHT, from the coding sequence ATGCATGCCGATGCCGCCGCTTTGAAACCAACCGACACCACCGCGCGCGGCATCGACGCGCCGGACTTGCGGGTGTTCGTCTTCGCCCTGTTTTTCATCTTCGGCGGCATCACCAGCCTGAATGATGTCATCATCCCCAAGCTCAAGGAGTTGTTCACGCTCTCCTACGCACAGGCGATGCTGGTGCAGTCGGCGTTCTTTGCCGCCTATTTCATCATCTCGATCCCGGCGGCGGCCATCGTACGGCGTGCCGGTTACATGCGAACCGCTGCCTTCGGGCTCCTCACGATCATGGTAGGCTGCCTCCTGTTCATACCGGCCTCCCGCTCGAGCCTGTTCAGCGTCTTCCTCATCGCGGTGTTCGTGCTGGCTGCGGGCATCACCATCGTCCAGGTGGTCGCCAACCCGCTGATCTCGCTGCTGGGCCCGCCGGAGACGGCCCACAGCCGCCTCACCTTTGGGCAGGCGTTCAACTCGCTCGGCACCACGATCTTCCCCTATGTCGGCTCCATCCTGATCCTCGGCAGTCTTGCAACCGTTGACCCGGCAACGCTCACGGGCGCGGCGCTCGACGCTTACCGCACGCAGGAAACCCACGTAGTGGTTCGCACCTATCTGGGTCTTGCCGTCGTTCTCCTTGTGGTCGCCGCCGTCATCTGGTTGCGCCGCAACCGGCTGAAGGAGGAGCACGCCACCCAGACCAGCATTTTTCATGCGTTCGACCTCATGAAGCGGCCCCGCTTCGGCTTCGGCGCGCTATCCATCTTCCTCTATGTGGGGGCGGAGGTCGCCATCGGCTCGCTGATCGTCAACTACCTGATGCTGTCCGACGTCATGGGCCTTGGCGAGCAGGCGGCGGGCAAGCATGTCGCCTTCTATTGGGGCGGCGCGCTCATCGGGCGGTTCATCGGCGCGTTCCTGCTGCGGGTGTTCTCGCCGGGCAAGGTGCTGGCGACCGCCGCGCTCGGCTCGATCACGCTGATCCTCGTTTCCATAAACAGCATCGGCGCAGTTGCAGGCTGGGCACTCCTGGCCGTCGGCCTGATGAACTCGATTATGTTCCCGACCATCTTCAGCCTCGCCTGCGAGGGACTGGGCAAGCGCGCCGCCGAAGGTTCGGGCATCCTTTGCGTCGCCATCGTCGGCGGGGCGATCATCCCGCCGCTGACCGGCCACATCGCCGACCTCACCAGCCTTCAGTTCGCGCTCACCCTGCCCGCGGTCTGCTACGGTATCATCGCCGCCTTCGGCCTCTACGCCCGAAAGCCTGCCCACACCTGA
- the alr gene encoding alanine racemase translates to MQSTWTGGAAALLTIDLKALCVNYRAIARQVAPAQAAAVVKADAYGLGADRVAPALAAAGCRNFFVAHLSEAVALRPLLPEDARLFILNGLMPGAEDLCAEAGAIPVLNGLDQARAWVALCKARGQRLPAVLQVDSGMSRLGLAAADIDTLLREIDLERDFDLTLVMSHLACGDEPEHDANPDQLARFEALTARLPRAPRSFANSGGSFLTPAFGFDLVRPGVSLYGVAPHAGLPSPIQPVVRLEARIIQVRSIPAGQGVGYGLTYAPDKPARIATIGVGYADGWPRHLSNRGAAYYGNTRLPIAGRVSMDSMTLDVTALPEGTLTYGDTVELIGPHQPLEAVAADAGTIAYEILTSLGHRYARVWIGE, encoded by the coding sequence ATGCAAAGCACGTGGACCGGAGGCGCAGCCGCCCTCCTTACGATCGACCTGAAAGCGCTATGCGTCAACTACCGCGCCATCGCCCGGCAGGTGGCTCCCGCCCAGGCGGCGGCCGTCGTCAAGGCCGATGCCTACGGCCTTGGGGCCGACCGGGTGGCCCCGGCACTGGCCGCCGCCGGATGCCGCAACTTCTTCGTCGCCCACCTGTCGGAAGCCGTTGCCCTGCGCCCGCTGCTGCCCGAAGACGCCCGCCTGTTCATTCTCAACGGCCTCATGCCCGGAGCGGAAGACCTGTGTGCCGAGGCGGGAGCCATTCCGGTTCTGAATGGGCTGGATCAGGCCCGCGCCTGGGTCGCCCTGTGCAAGGCAAGAGGCCAACGGCTGCCCGCCGTGCTGCAGGTGGACAGCGGCATGTCCCGCCTCGGCCTTGCGGCCGCTGACATCGACACGCTGCTGAGGGAAATCGACCTGGAGCGCGATTTCGACCTCACCCTCGTGATGAGCCATCTTGCCTGCGGCGACGAGCCCGAGCATGACGCCAACCCGGACCAGCTCGCCCGGTTCGAGGCTTTGACGGCGCGGCTGCCGAGGGCCCCGCGCTCCTTTGCCAACTCGGGCGGATCATTCCTCACCCCCGCCTTCGGTTTCGATCTGGTGCGCCCCGGCGTCTCGCTTTACGGCGTGGCGCCGCACGCGGGGCTGCCCTCACCCATCCAGCCGGTGGTGCGGCTGGAAGCCCGCATCATTCAGGTGCGGAGCATTCCTGCGGGTCAGGGGGTCGGCTACGGCCTCACCTACGCCCCCGATAAACCGGCGCGCATTGCCACTATTGGCGTCGGCTATGCGGACGGCTGGCCACGCCACCTGAGCAACCGGGGCGCGGCCTACTACGGCAATACCCGCCTGCCCATCGCGGGCCGCGTCTCCATGGACAGCATGACGCTCGACGTGACAGCGCTTCCCGAAGGCACGCTGACCTATGGCGACACGGTAGAGTTGATCGGCCCTCACCAGCCACTGGAGGCCGTGGCGGCGGACGCCGGCACCATCGCTTATGAAATCCTGACCAGCCTCGGCCATCGCTACGCGCGGGTCTGGATCGGCGAATAA
- a CDS encoding universal stress protein: MDVLLFIDEDRATDLRVGVTLELVRVCGGHINCIQVMSPNALVASGSFGTAKMLADRAEDVERHKEMLRDATRQKMTAAGASWEYHSFDGDIVQSVIEQSRLVDVIVFSAERQPSALNRMIPSADELLPRVRVPVLAVPSRDPMFSIARPVIIAWDGSPQCAYAVRSALEPLRCASSILIVTVEGERPEITAAQAKAYLAHHKLQSDILTVPATIHPVSTVLIETVHAHRAACVVMGAYGHGRAREFLLGGVTREMLRNCPVPLLLAH; this comes from the coding sequence ATGGACGTTCTGCTGTTCATCGATGAAGACCGCGCAACGGATCTGCGCGTCGGGGTGACTTTGGAGTTGGTTCGCGTCTGTGGCGGGCACATCAATTGCATCCAGGTCATGTCGCCCAATGCTCTGGTGGCCAGTGGCTCATTCGGTACTGCCAAAATGCTGGCGGATCGGGCGGAGGATGTGGAGCGTCATAAGGAGATGCTGCGGGATGCCACGCGGCAGAAAATGACTGCGGCAGGGGCCAGTTGGGAATACCACAGTTTTGATGGAGATATCGTCCAATCAGTCATTGAACAGTCACGGCTGGTCGATGTGATTGTTTTTAGCGCGGAGCGCCAACCATCCGCATTAAACAGGATGATTCCGTCGGCCGACGAACTGTTGCCACGCGTACGGGTTCCTGTTCTTGCTGTGCCCAGCCGTGATCCGATGTTTAGCATTGCCAGGCCGGTTATTATCGCGTGGGACGGCAGCCCCCAGTGCGCCTATGCTGTCCGCAGTGCGCTTGAGCCGCTACGCTGCGCTTCCTCCATTCTGATTGTCACGGTGGAAGGCGAGCGGCCCGAGATCACTGCCGCACAGGCGAAGGCGTATCTTGCCCATCATAAGCTGCAATCAGACATTCTCACCGTTCCGGCCACCATCCATCCGGTAAGTACCGTGCTCATTGAGACGGTCCATGCCCATCGCGCCGCCTGCGTGGTCATGGGCGCTTACGGCCACGGGCGGGCGCGGGAATTCCTGCTGGGCGGCGTCACCCGCGAGATGCTGAGAAATTGCCCAGTCCCGCTCTTGTTGGCGCACTGA
- a CDS encoding Crp/Fnr family transcriptional regulator: MLEAGHPCGDCAARCRAICSVLENDELKTFRKSGATMRLAAGETLFYEGDPARSVYSLARGTLRLTKMLPDGRRQIADFLFPGDFLGLTLEEGHSFSAEAVTPVEICRFSSARFEAFAAIHPQLERRLYALAAHELAAARQQVLRLGRKSAAERIASFLLMLAGREQDSGSTTKSNAREVFLPMSRTDIGDYLGLRIETISRELSAMKAQKLIRLASTQRIEILDLERLEDITAGETNVPGCVCA; encoded by the coding sequence ATGCTGGAGGCAGGCCATCCGTGCGGCGATTGCGCCGCACGCTGCAGGGCCATCTGCAGCGTCCTGGAGAATGACGAACTGAAGACCTTCCGCAAAAGCGGAGCGACAATGCGCCTGGCGGCGGGCGAGACCCTGTTCTACGAGGGCGATCCGGCCCGCAGTGTTTACAGCTTGGCGCGTGGTACGCTGCGGTTGACCAAGATGCTGCCGGACGGACGCCGGCAGATCGCGGACTTTTTATTCCCCGGCGATTTTCTCGGGCTTACGCTGGAAGAAGGGCATTCCTTTTCCGCCGAGGCGGTTACCCCGGTTGAAATCTGTCGTTTCTCCTCGGCGCGGTTCGAAGCCTTTGCGGCCATTCATCCGCAACTGGAGCGGCGACTCTATGCCCTTGCCGCTCATGAGCTGGCCGCCGCCCGCCAGCAAGTGCTCCGGCTCGGGCGCAAGTCCGCCGCCGAGCGGATCGCCTCCTTCCTGCTCATGCTTGCCGGCCGCGAGCAGGATTCCGGCAGCACAACGAAGTCCAATGCACGGGAAGTTTTTCTGCCTATGTCCCGCACTGATATCGGCGACTATCTTGGATTACGGATCGAGACCATCAGCCGGGAGCTGAGCGCCATGAAGGCGCAGAAGCTCATTCGCCTGGCCAGTACCCAGCGGATCGAAATTCTCGATTTAGAGCGTCTTGAGGATATTACAGCGGGTGAAACGAACGTGCCGGGCTGCGTCTGCGCTTGA
- a CDS encoding Lrp/AsnC family transcriptional regulator, with protein MKLDAIDRKILGVLRGNGRIPNNELAAAVGLSASACLRRVRLLEQAGVILGYTAVVAEPEVAGALTAIVRITLEKQTEDYLNRFEAAVRRHPEIVECFLMTGDEDYILRTVADSPAAYEVIHKEILSRLPGVVRINSSLAIRSVLAT; from the coding sequence ATGAAGCTGGACGCGATCGACCGGAAGATCTTAGGCGTACTGCGCGGCAATGGCCGAATCCCTAACAATGAGCTGGCAGCGGCGGTGGGTCTTTCTGCCTCGGCTTGCCTCAGGCGGGTGCGTCTGCTGGAGCAGGCGGGCGTCATTCTGGGCTACACGGCGGTAGTGGCGGAGCCCGAGGTAGCCGGAGCGCTGACCGCCATCGTGCGTATCACGCTCGAAAAACAGACCGAGGATTATCTCAACCGCTTTGAGGCCGCCGTGCGGCGTCACCCGGAGATCGTCGAGTGCTTTCTGATGACCGGGGACGAGGACTATATCCTCCGCACCGTGGCCGACAGCCCGGCCGCCTATGAGGTCATTCACAAGGAAATTCTCTCCCGTCTGCCGGGCGTGGTGCGTATCAACTCAAGTCTTGCCATCCGCAGCGTGCTGGCGACCTGA
- a CDS encoding MFS transporter — MKQTVSPQPENQSGLPLPRRLHAIAAISCGTALVVLDGTVANVALPTIAHDLGVGSAEVVGVVTVYQLVLVMLLLPFSGLGERIGLKRLFQIGQLVFTVATILCFFAKSLPFLLIVRAAQSVGAAAVLSVSSALIRSVYPSSQLGRGMGINSVIVAISAALAPTLGGLVLAIAPWPWVFASAVPFALLSLAFGRALPDVASRSEPYDVLGAVLCALTFGLVIGGIESGVHGDSPVVSGAMVAAGIVVAVLFIRRQQGEAKPILPVDLLRQPVLALSTTGAFLAFLATMAVFVTLPFRLQHGYGMSPSEVGAVIAPWPLTMMVIAPLAGWLSDRYPAGLLGGIGMAIAVAGLLCIAFLPEQLNWFEMSWRMSLASMGFAMFLSPNARLIVGSAPIERAAAAGGLIATTRMVGQTGGATLASALLAVGVGAGKVPALVAAGLALVAGVCSLARLRPSIR, encoded by the coding sequence GTGAAGCAAACGGTCAGCCCCCAGCCGGAAAACCAGTCGGGCCTGCCGCTGCCGCGTCGTCTCCACGCCATCGCGGCCATTTCCTGTGGTACGGCGCTGGTGGTGCTCGACGGGACCGTCGCCAATGTGGCGCTGCCCACCATCGCCCATGATCTCGGGGTGGGAAGCGCCGAGGTCGTTGGCGTAGTGACGGTCTACCAGTTGGTTCTGGTGATGCTATTGCTGCCGTTCTCAGGGCTGGGCGAGCGGATCGGCCTTAAGCGCTTGTTCCAGATCGGCCAGCTGGTCTTCACCGTGGCGACCATCCTCTGCTTCTTCGCAAAGAGCCTGCCGTTCCTTCTCATCGTGCGCGCCGCGCAGTCGGTGGGGGCAGCCGCTGTGCTCAGCGTGTCATCGGCCTTGATCCGCTCTGTCTATCCATCCAGTCAGCTTGGGCGGGGTATGGGCATCAACTCGGTCATCGTGGCGATCTCAGCGGCGCTTGCGCCGACACTTGGCGGCCTCGTGCTCGCCATCGCGCCTTGGCCCTGGGTGTTCGCAAGCGCGGTGCCATTCGCGCTGCTGAGCCTGGCATTCGGCCGGGCATTGCCGGATGTTGCGTCCCGGTCCGAGCCCTATGACGTGCTGGGCGCGGTGCTCTGTGCTCTCACCTTCGGACTGGTGATCGGCGGCATTGAAAGCGGGGTCCATGGCGACAGCCCTGTTGTCTCCGGCGCGATGGTCGCGGCCGGTATCGTGGTCGCCGTTCTCTTCATCCGGCGGCAGCAGGGCGAGGCCAAGCCGATTTTGCCGGTCGACCTCCTGCGTCAGCCGGTACTGGCGCTCTCGACAACCGGGGCGTTCCTGGCGTTTCTGGCGACCATGGCGGTGTTCGTCACCCTGCCGTTCCGGTTGCAGCACGGCTACGGCATGAGCCCGTCGGAAGTCGGCGCAGTCATCGCGCCGTGGCCGCTGACCATGATGGTGATCGCCCCCCTGGCTGGGTGGCTGTCCGACCGCTACCCGGCGGGCCTTCTGGGCGGCATCGGCATGGCCATCGCCGTTGCGGGCCTTCTCTGTATCGCCTTCCTGCCGGAGCAGCTGAACTGGTTCGAGATGAGCTGGCGCATGTCGCTGGCGAGCATGGGCTTTGCCATGTTCTTATCACCCAATGCCCGACTTATCGTTGGCTCCGCGCCCATTGAGCGGGCCGCTGCCGCTGGCGGCCTGATTGCGACCACGCGGATGGTCGGTCAGACCGGGGGCGCGACGCTCGCCTCGGCGTTGCTGGCGGTTGGTGTCGGCGCGGGCAAGGTTCCCGCCTTGGTTGCTGCCGGGTTGGCGTTGGTAGCCGGCGTATGCAGCCTTGCCCGCTTGCGTCCCTCGATCCGGTAA
- a CDS encoding D-amino acid dehydrogenase, which yields MHVAVLGSGVIGVTTAWYLMKAGHTVTVIDRQPGPANETSFANAGQVSPGYSSPWAAPGIPVKAIKWLMMEHAPLILRPNADPAMYAWLFAMLRNCTSARYAVNKARMVRLAEFSRDELIRLRKDTGIEYDGRAQGTLQLFRTQEQLDGIGKDIEVLRAGGVPFEVLDRAGCIAVEPGLAHARDPFVGGLRLPNDETGDCFKFTNALATMAAAGGVTFLYDTLIHRLVTSGGKIAKVETSRGDVTADAYVVAMGSYSPFLVKPLGMKLPVYPVKGYSITVPIVEATRAPESTLLDESFKIAITRLGDRIRVGGMAEVSGFTNDLPERRRRTLEMSADSLFPGAGDLSAAKYWTGLRPMTPDSTPVIGTTPLPNLYLNTGHGTLGWTMACGSGSVLADIISGRTPAIETADLGIARYAA from the coding sequence ATGCATGTTGCAGTTCTCGGCAGTGGCGTTATCGGCGTAACCACCGCCTGGTATCTGATGAAGGCCGGGCACACGGTCACGGTGATCGACCGCCAGCCAGGTCCGGCGAATGAGACCAGCTTCGCCAATGCGGGCCAGGTTTCCCCCGGCTATTCCTCGCCCTGGGCCGCGCCCGGCATTCCAGTGAAGGCGATCAAGTGGCTGATGATGGAGCACGCCCCGCTCATCCTCCGCCCCAATGCCGATCCGGCCATGTACGCCTGGCTCTTTGCTATGCTGCGGAATTGTACCTCGGCCCGCTATGCGGTGAACAAGGCCCGCATGGTACGGCTGGCCGAGTTCAGCCGTGACGAGTTGATCCGCCTGCGGAAGGACACCGGCATCGAGTACGACGGGCGCGCGCAGGGCACCCTGCAGCTATTCCGCACGCAGGAGCAGCTGGACGGTATCGGCAAGGATATCGAGGTACTGCGCGCGGGCGGCGTCCCCTTCGAGGTGCTGGACCGCGCAGGCTGCATCGCCGTTGAGCCGGGCCTTGCCCATGCGCGCGACCCGTTCGTGGGCGGCCTGCGCCTGCCTAACGATGAAACCGGCGATTGCTTCAAGTTCACCAATGCGCTCGCCACCATGGCGGCGGCCGGGGGCGTCACCTTCCTGTATGACACGCTCATTCACCGACTGGTAACCTCGGGCGGCAAAATCGCGAAAGTAGAAACCAGCCGGGGCGACGTGACGGCAGACGCCTATGTGGTGGCGATGGGCAGCTACTCGCCCTTCCTCGTCAAGCCACTGGGGATGAAACTGCCGGTCTATCCGGTGAAGGGCTATTCGATTACCGTGCCGATCGTGGAGGCCACCCGCGCGCCCGAATCCACTCTGCTCGATGAAAGCTTCAAGATCGCCATCACCCGACTGGGCGACCGCATCCGCGTGGGCGGCATGGCCGAGGTCTCCGGCTTCACCAACGACCTGCCGGAGCGGCGGCGGCGCACGCTTGAGATGTCGGCCGACAGCCTGTTCCCCGGCGCGGGTGACCTCAGCGCCGCCAAATACTGGACCGGCCTTCGGCCTATGACGCCCGACAGCACGCCCGTTATCGGCACGACGCCGCTGCCCAACCTCTACCTCAACACCGGCCACGGCACGCTGGGGTGGACCATGGCCTGTGGCTCGGGCAGCGTGCTGGCCGATATCATCTCCGGCAGGACGCCCGCAATCGAGACCGCCGACCTTGGCATAGCGCGTTACGCTGCCTGA